A stretch of the Vitis riparia cultivar Riparia Gloire de Montpellier isolate 1030 chromosome 13, EGFV_Vit.rip_1.0, whole genome shotgun sequence genome encodes the following:
- the LOC117928476 gene encoding uncharacterized protein LOC117928476, whose protein sequence is MDINGEGFRLQDKVSRLCNWCKEGSRVGWAYASSNEDYYFHVGCVPEMMLEAGQNEGGDGSGSDDDDDGKSVAVVSKMKLQLQRNSKGNGGRGNKYWQMLKSILRIVMCVLLGDPTITLACVVTKSLLSK, encoded by the coding sequence ATGGATATCAACGGCGAGGGGTTTCGGCTTCAAGATAAGGTGTCAAGGCTGTGCAATTGGTGCAAGGAGGGCTCAAGAGTAGGCTGGGCTTACGCATCAAGCAACGAAGACTACTATTTTCATGTGGGCTGTGTGCCGGAGATGATGCTGGAGGCTGGGCAAAATGAGGGTGGCGATGGCAGTGgcagtgatgatgatgatgatggtaaGAGTGTAGCGGTGGTGAGTAAAATGAAGCTGCAGCTGCAACGCAATTCAAAGGGAAATGGGGGGAGAGGAAACAAGTATTGGCAGATGTTGAAGTCAATACTGAGGATTGTAATGTGCGTTTTATTAGGGGATCCAACCATAACTCTCGCTTGTGTGGTTACAAAGTCGCTTCTCTCCAagtag
- the LOC117928477 gene encoding uncharacterized protein LOC117928477, whose translation MGARDRTHVSHPEHPLELKKYKKPYTCDGCKEPGFGSRYRCEACDFDLHKDCMFPAETTTHDFFGNATFKFHLRPPNSKCKEKHCRNHCRTSCDACGKDVEGFVYHCAARDLDLHPCCRNLKTKMDINGEGFRLQDKVSRRCNWCGKKKLQGGGSDVQGWAYASSNEHYYFHVGCVPEMMRDAWQNDGGSGNDDDKSVAAVSKMKMQLQRNSKGNRGRGNKYWKMLKSILKIIVSVLLGDPITLTCVVAELLLPK comes from the coding sequence ATGGGGGCCAGAGACAGGACTCACGTTAGCCATCCGGAGCACCCACTGGAGCTAAAAAAGTACAAAAAGCCTTACACTTGCGACGGATGCAAGGAGCCAGGATTCGGATCAAGATACAGATGTGAGGCCTGCGACTTCGATCTCCACAAGGACTGCATGTTCCCTGCTGAAACCACTACCCATGACTTCTTCGGAAACGCCACCTTCAAATTTCACCTTCGACCACCCAATTCAAAGTGCAAAGAGAAGCACTGCAGGAACCACTGCAGAACATCCTGTGATGCCTGTGGAAAGGACGTGGAGGGCTTTGTTTACCACTGTGCGGCACGCGACTTGGATTTGCATCCATGTTGCCGAAACCTTAAGACTAAAATGGATATCAACGGCGAGGGGTTTCGGCTTCAAGATAAGGTGTCAAGGCGGTGCAATTGGTGCGGGAAGAAGAAGCTTCAGGGCGGAGGCTCAGACGTCCAAGGCTGGGCTTACGCATCAAGCAACGAACACTACTATTTTCATGTGGGCTGTGTGCCGGAGATGATGCGGGATGCTTGGCAAAATGACGGTGGTAGTGGCAATGATGATGATAAGAGTGTAGCAGCGGTGAGTAAAATGAAGATGCAGCTGCAACGCAATTCAAAGGGAAATAGGGGGAGAGGAAACAAGTATTGGAAGATGTTGAAGTCAATCTTGAAGATTATAGTGTCTGTTTTATTAGGGGATCCAATAACTCTCACTTGTGTGGTTGCAGAGTTGCTTCTCCCcaagtaa